A genomic stretch from Vanrija pseudolonga chromosome 6, complete sequence includes:
- the tyrS gene encoding Tyrosine--tRNA ligase — protein MNRVRHLAPRRWASSAPARNVVDELEARGFIQAVTSPALRAHLESPSCVYVGVDPSASSLHVGNLLPLLGLLHFRARGHHALALIGGATGSIGDPSGRSTERNALSPADLAHNVAGITAQVERFFERGIEYAAARGYDVGSALPAQPAARASATLGAGGIDVLNNHDWFRDVSFLDFLRDVGKFARVNVMMARDSVKSRLESDAGISFTEFSYQLLQAYDFATLYKSHGCRVQLGGSDQWGNIVAGIDLIRRLNVPEGVVDEANAPDQAYGLTIPLLTTASGEKFGKSAGNAVWLDEERTSVSDFYQFFHRANDADVEKYLSVLTLVPPAQIAEVMAEHAKAPKLRVAQTLLAQEVTELVHSKSAVSKAQTVQNVLYGSDLSTLKSADVLAAMDGDPRLVRVRPEDIDVPVSKLAASYGLAKSRAEANRVIEGKGLRVNGFVVQDPRAKITSGDLIDGHLALLARGSRDIVVLYIE, from the exons ATGAACCGCGTGCGGCATCTCGCTCCGCGGCGATGGGCCTCCTCAGCTCCAGCGCGGAacgtggtcgacgagctcgaggcgcgcggcttCATCCAGGCGGTTACCTC CCCGGCCCTTCGCGCGCACCTAgagtcgccgagctgcgtgtacgtcggcgtcgacccgtCCGCGTCGAGCCTGCACGTCGGAAACCTCCTCCCCTTGCTTGGCTTGCTCCACTTCCGCGCGCGGGGCCACCACGCGCTGGCCCTC ATCGGCGGCGCAACAGGCTCCATAGGCGACCCGTCCGGCCGCAGCACGGAGCGCAACGCCCTCTCGCCAGCCGATCTCGCGCACAACGTCGCGGGGATCAcggcgcaggtcgagcgctTCTTTGAGCGCGGGATCGAGTAtgccgcggcgagggggtaCGATGTCGGCTCTGCGCTGCCCGCTCagcccgcggcgcgggcgtcagcgaccctcggcgcgggcgggatcGACGTGCTCAACAACCACGATTGGTTCAGGGACGTGTCGTTCCTTGACTTTctgcgcgacgtcggcaagTTTGCGCGCGTGAATGTCATGATGGCGCGGGATAG CGTCAAATCCCGCCTCGAGTCCGACGCCGGCATCTCGTTCACAGAGTTCTCGTACCAGCTCCTCCAGGCATACGACTTTGCGACGCTGTACAAGTCCCACGGGTGCCGggtgcagctcggcggctcggACCAGTGGGGCAACATTGTGGCGGGGATCGACCTCATCCGGCGGCTGAATGTGCCCGAgggcgtggtcgacgaggcgaacGCCCCGGACCAGGCGTACGGGCTCACGATCCCGCTGCTGACCACGGCGAGCGGGGAGAAGTTTGGCAAGAGCGCCGGGAACGCCGTGTGGCTTGATGAGGAGCGCACGTCGGTGTCAGACTTTTACCAG TTCTTCCACCGCGcaaacgacgccgacgtggaAAAGTACCTGTCTGTCCTGACCCTCGTTCCGCCTGCGCAGATCGCAGAAGTGATGGCCGAGCACGCCAAGGCGCCCAagctgcgcgtcgcgcagacgctgctcgcgcaggaGGTGACCGAGCTGGTCCACTCCAAATCCGCGGTGTCCAAGGCGCAGACGGTGCAGAACGTGCTGTACGGCTCGGACTTGTCGACGCTCAAGTCGGCCGACGTGCTGGCCGCAATGGACGGCGACCCGCGCCTGGTCCGCGTCAGGcccgaggacattgacgTGCCCGTGTCCAAACTGGCCGCGTCGTACGGCCTGGCCAAgagccgcgccgaggccaaccgCGTCATTGAGGGCAAGGGCCTGCGAGTCAATGGCTTTGTGGTGCAGGACCCCCGCGCGAAAATCACCTCTGGCG
- the DUN1 gene encoding DNA damage response protein kinase DUN1, with protein MPSSVKHQPPRKRSRSTIEESLTQPVRRPLAKMRRLDQFSDDDEDEAKPSQLEDPFPDTVGSLLCETPDEDIVRIVVTLQEIVVIGRDEDCVRTNSQFTMVALSDLSRYGFTLNGVLHRPDRVAKLDTKRLLCKTYILKTGDRVELPGCPAVFTWVQGPAHAVELLRHPNRSPPIFNTANAGAVYPLHKAWIVHNCPIGSGTFGTVNMASHRHASWLQVACKTIAKPETEEDMQGLRDEVGFLKRMDHPNLNGILDRVNEDAPYPRVHLILELMTGGDLFAYCEKHPGGLEELEVKWIASQLVDGLSYLHNMRIAHRDLKPENILLAVSAIYPRVVIGDFGHAISYEAVLETVPESEFTNKRREFPRIGTASYIPPERLKAWARPERGAGCSGLAETVGTSRDGLTRRERIANKWFTEELRLDAWALGVTLYTAAFGEHPYEGGLAGPTGRTGPTQQDKAQARSYTQVKGKNSWARFRQSVGEGRSIGTSREDSEATARYMELLDHFDRHALLDIRRGGENRLLVLDCRSNEWLKDDRGFLEAIHDRVIEHGEVLHFDRVQQIMDDIEHGAGVPSSFPASTASQEESIASRWMMMANAQPSPIQSPNRRPSPIPEGDEDIEMDETGDGGGGDDTIVNDTIVDDTFEDDGDDTYQAESGTGWSAA; from the exons ATGCCGTCGTCCGTCAAACACCAACCGCCCCGCAAACGAAGCCGCAGCACCATCGAAGAATCCCTCACCCAGCCCGTCCGCCGCCCACTGGCGAAGATGCGTCGCCTGGACCAGTTcagcgatgacgacgaggacgaggcgaaGCCGTCGCAGTTAGAAGACCCCTTCCCCGACACGGTGGGGTCGCTCCTGTGCGAGACGCCCGACGAGGATATAG TGCGTATCGTCGTCACGCTCCAGGAGATTGTAGTCATTGGGCGCGACGAAGACTG CGTCCGCACCAACTCGCAGTTCACCATGGTCGCGCTCTCCGACCTCTCGAGGTACGGCTTCACCCTCAACGGCGTGTTACACCGCCCAGACAGGGTAGCCAAGCTCGACACCAAGCGGCTGCTGTGCAAGACGTACATCCTGAAAACAGGCGACCGGGTCGAGCTGCCCGGCTGTCCAGCAGTGTTCACATGGGTCCAAGgccccgcgcacgccgtcgagctgctACGCCACCCGAACCGCAGCCCGCCAATCTTCAACACGGCCAACGCGGGCGCCGTCTACCCCCTGCACAAGGCGTGGATCGTGCACAACTGCCCCATCGGGAGCGGGACGTTCGGCACCGTCAACATGGCGTCGCATCGGCACGCGTCGTGGCTCCAGGTCGCGTGCAAGACTATCGCCAAGCCCGAGACGGAGGAGGACATGCAGgggctgcgcgacgaggtcggcttCCTCAAGCGCATGGATCATCCGAACCTCAATGGGATCCTCGACAGGGTGAACGAGGACGCGCCGTACCCGCGCGTCCACctcatcctcgagctcatGACGGGCGGTGATCTGTTCGCGTACTGCGAGAAGCACCCTGGGGGActggaggagctcgaggtcaaGTGGATCGCgtcgcagctcgtcgacgggtTGAGCTATCTCCACAACATGAGGATTGCGCACCGCG acCTCAAGCCTGAGAACATTCTGCTGGCAGTATCGGCCATCTACCCACGCGTGGTGATCGGCGACTTTGGCCACGCCATCTCGTATGAGGCGGTACTGGAGACCGTTCCAGAATCCGAGTTTACGAACAAGCGTCGCGAGTTCCCGCGGATCGGGACGGCGAGCTATATCCCCCCAGAGAGGCTCAAGGCGTGGGCTCGCCCAGAACGGGGAGCGGGATGTTCTGGCCTCGCGGAGACCGTGGGTACGAGCCGGGACGGCCTGACGCGGCGAGAGAGGATTGCCAACAAGTGGTTCACCGAAGAGCTCCGTCTCGACGCTTGGGCTCTGGGTG TCACGCTGTACACCGCCGCGTTCGGCGAACACCCGTACGAAGGCGGTCTGGCGGGGCCAACCGGGCGGACAGGCCCGACGCAGCAGGATAAGGCCCAGGCAAGGTCGTACACCCAGGTTAAGGGGAAGAATAGCTGGGCGCGCTTCCGCCAATCCGTGGGAGAAGGCAGATCAATTGGAACGTCTCGAGAGGACTCGGAAGCCACAGCACGATACATGGAGCTCCTGGACCACTTCGACCGACAC GCCTTACTGGACATCCGCCGTGGCGGTGAAAACCGGCTCCTGGTGCTGGATTGCCGCTCGAACGAGTGGCTGAAGGACGACCGGGGCTTTCTCGAGGCCATTCACGACCGCGTGatcgagcacggcgaggtgCTGCACTTTGACCGGGTGCAGCAGATCATGGACGACATCGAGCACGGGGCCGGGGTGCCGAGCTCGTTtcccgcgtcgacggcgtcgcaGGAAGAAAGCATCGCAAGTCGCTGGATGATGATGGCTAATGCCCAGCCCTCGCCCATTCAGTCCCCAAACCGCCGCCCGTCACCCATTCCCGAGGGCGATGAAGACAtcgagatggacgagacgggcgatggtggtggtggagacgACACGATCGTCAACGATACgatcgtcgacgacacgttCGAGGACGATGGAGACGACACGTACCAGGCTGAGAGTGGGACGGGCTGGTCGGCGGCGTAG